In Deltaproteobacteria bacterium HGW-Deltaproteobacteria-18, a single genomic region encodes these proteins:
- a CDS encoding GTP pyrophosphokinase, giving the protein MIRITDILDQASTYLSPLDVALIQKAYVFSAAAHAGQIRLSGEPYLSHPLEVSNILVDLRLDAATIVAGLLHDTVEDTDTSIPQIVELFGPEVGAIVEGVTKISKMNFESKEQAQAENIRKMILAMADDIRVILVKLADRLHNISTLEFQKEYKQRAIAQETLGIYAPLANRLGLYRIKVQLENYGLQYMKPDVYAQISEGINRYQDQGQAYIDKVSTMIQDILLENEINGRVKGRIKHIYSIYHKMKQRGLTLDQIFDMIAFRVVVNNLRECYTVLGLVHSLWKPVPGKFKDYISMPKANMYQSLHSTVIGPEGERIEIQIRTEEMHQLAENGVAAHWSYKERGSKKAQDADRFSWLRQILDWQGDLKDSRDFMSTLSLDLFQDEVYVFTPRGQVKELPEGGTPVDFAYLIHTEVGNHCAGAKVNGRIVPLNTPLKNGDTVEIITDASRSPSRDWLQFVKSGKARSRIKHWIGTEERARSLSLAKELLEKEGRRMGINVGKAIKSGDFDPVVKEFSFRQLDDLFSAVGHGRITARQVLRKLLPKEEQKTEERKSAGPATPQTKPQDPDSISIQGVDGVLIRYAQCCNPLPGDPIVGYISRGLGVTVHTQDCPNVANMEPERLLDVSWGGQEETKPLPAKIKVVCKNQRGVLGLVSGLLAKEGINIDSGKFTSAVDGMSELDFVIEVKTTTQLYAIIEKLRNLEEVQEVTRSSAG; this is encoded by the coding sequence ATGATTCGCATTACCGACATTCTGGACCAGGCGTCCACATATCTCTCCCCGCTGGACGTGGCCCTTATCCAGAAGGCCTATGTCTTTTCCGCCGCCGCCCATGCCGGGCAGATCCGGCTCTCCGGTGAGCCCTATCTCTCCCATCCTCTGGAAGTGAGCAACATCCTTGTGGATTTGCGACTGGACGCGGCGACCATCGTGGCCGGTTTGCTGCACGATACGGTGGAGGATACCGACACTTCCATCCCTCAGATCGTCGAGCTTTTCGGTCCCGAGGTCGGCGCCATCGTCGAGGGCGTGACCAAGATCAGCAAGATGAACTTCGAGTCCAAGGAGCAGGCCCAGGCCGAAAACATACGGAAGATGATCCTGGCCATGGCCGACGATATCCGGGTCATTCTGGTCAAGCTTGCCGACCGTCTGCACAATATCTCCACCCTGGAATTTCAGAAGGAGTACAAGCAGCGCGCCATTGCCCAGGAGACTCTGGGCATCTATGCGCCGCTGGCCAACCGGCTTGGCCTCTACCGCATCAAGGTGCAGCTTGAGAACTATGGCCTGCAGTACATGAAGCCCGACGTGTATGCCCAGATTTCCGAAGGCATCAATCGTTACCAGGACCAGGGTCAGGCCTATATCGACAAGGTCAGCACCATGATCCAGGATATCCTGCTTGAAAACGAGATCAATGGGCGGGTCAAGGGCCGCATCAAGCATATCTATTCCATCTATCACAAGATGAAGCAGCGCGGGCTGACCCTTGACCAGATTTTCGACATGATCGCTTTTCGGGTCGTCGTGAACAATCTGCGGGAATGCTACACGGTGCTGGGGCTGGTGCATTCCCTGTGGAAGCCGGTGCCGGGGAAGTTCAAGGACTATATCTCCATGCCCAAGGCCAACATGTACCAGAGCTTGCACTCCACGGTCATAGGCCCCGAGGGAGAGCGCATCGAGATCCAGATTCGCACCGAGGAGATGCACCAGCTGGCCGAGAACGGCGTGGCCGCGCACTGGTCCTACAAGGAGCGGGGCAGCAAGAAGGCCCAGGACGCCGACCGTTTCAGCTGGTTGCGCCAGATACTTGATTGGCAGGGGGACCTGAAGGATTCCCGGGACTTCATGTCGACGCTCAGCCTCGACCTGTTCCAGGATGAGGTCTATGTCTTCACGCCGCGCGGCCAGGTCAAGGAATTGCCCGAAGGCGGGACCCCTGTGGATTTCGCCTATCTGATCCACACCGAGGTCGGCAATCATTGCGCCGGAGCCAAAGTCAACGGACGCATCGTTCCGCTCAACACTCCGCTCAAGAACGGCGATACGGTGGAGATCATCACCGACGCTTCCCGCAGTCCCAGCCGGGACTGGCTGCAATTCGTCAAATCCGGCAAGGCCAGATCGCGCATCAAGCACTGGATCGGCACCGAGGAGAGGGCGCGCAGCCTGTCGCTGGCCAAGGAACTCCTGGAAAAGGAAGGCCGCCGCATGGGCATCAACGTGGGCAAGGCCATCAAGAGCGGCGATTTCGATCCCGTGGTCAAGGAGTTCTCCTTCCGTCAGCTTGACGACCTGTTTTCCGCCGTGGGTCATGGCCGCATCACCGCCCGGCAGGTGCTCAGGAAGCTTCTGCCCAAAGAGGAGCAGAAAACCGAAGAGCGCAAGTCCGCAGGTCCGGCCACGCCCCAGACCAAGCCCCAGGATCCCGATTCCATCAGCATCCAGGGCGTGGACGGGGTACTCATCCGCTATGCGCAGTGCTGCAATCCGTTGCCCGGAGATCCCATTGTGGGCTACATCAGCCGGGGCCTCGGGGTGACGGTTCACACCCAGGACTGTCCGAATGTGGCCAACATGGAGCCCGAACGCCTGCTTGACGTGAGCTGGGGCGGTCAGGAGGAGACCAAGCCGCTGCCGGCCAAGATCAAGGTCGTCTGCAAGAACCAGCGCGGTGTTTTGGGCCTGGTCAGCGGGCTTCTGGCCAAGGAGGGGATCAATATCGATTCCGGAAAGTTCACATCCGCCGTGGACGGGATGTCGGAGCTTGATTTCGTCATCGAGGTCAAGACCACGACCCAGCTATACGCCATCATCGAAAAATTGCGGAATCTTGAGGAAGTGCAGGAAGTGACGCGGTCTTCGGCGGGCTGA
- a CDS encoding peptidylprolyl isomerase, with product MTLAAGTKVLVHYTGTLDDGTQFDSSRERDPLEIILGQDMVIPGFEKAIVDLEPGQSITVTIPEEEAYGPHNEEMVIRVPKTSFPPEIVPAVGEQLVLRSPDGNELPALIVDVDDDEATLDANHPLAGFALTFEIELVSVG from the coding sequence ATGACACTTGCAGCTGGAACCAAAGTACTGGTTCATTACACGGGCACGCTCGACGACGGCACCCAGTTCGACTCCTCCCGGGAGCGCGATCCCCTGGAGATCATCCTTGGACAGGACATGGTCATCCCCGGCTTTGAAAAAGCCATCGTCGATCTTGAGCCCGGCCAGAGCATCACCGTGACCATCCCGGAAGAAGAGGCCTACGGCCCGCACAACGAAGAGATGGTCATCCGCGTCCCCAAGACGTCCTTCCCTCCGGAGATCGTGCCCGCCGTCGGCGAGCAACTGGTGCTGCGTTCCCCCGACGGCAACGAGCTGCCGGCGCTTATCGTCGATGTCGATGACGACGAAGCCACCCTGGACGCCAACCACCCCCTGGCCGGATTCGCCCTGACCTTTGAGATTGAACTGGTCAGCGTAGGCTGA
- a CDS encoding peptide chain release factor 3, giving the protein MSALAREIRQNVEKRRTFGIISHPDAGKTTLTEKLLLFGGAITLAGTVKSRKASRHATSDWMKMEQERGISVTTSVMKFEYSGYDINLLDTPGHEDFSEDTYRVLTAVDSALLVIDSAKGVEAQTKKLMDVCRMRNTPIMTFINKLDRDGLDPLDLLADIEGHLGIECAPLSWPIGMGKGFKGTYSIHKKQIHLFSATHGGRIQQGVVIDDVNDPKLDELLGLQAQDLRRDLELLEGAGNPFSVERYLEGTQTPVFFGSAINNFGVQEMLDTFVELAPCPRPRMTLTREVSPFEEEFSGVVFKIQANMDKAHRDRIAFMRICSGKYEKGMKIRHHRIGKDVQISNATIFMAQDRTGVEEAFAGDIIGLHNHGTIKIGDTFSLKEELKFTGIPSFAPEHFRKVILKSPLKTKQLQKGLQQLAEEGAVQVFRPTLGNEYILGAVGVLQFDVIISRLKDEYAVDAIYTPVNLSAARWVQADDKALLERFQKELHSSLATDSEGNLALLADSTWRLEYIMEQWPDITFHTTREKN; this is encoded by the coding sequence ATGAGCGCACTGGCAAGAGAAATACGACAGAATGTGGAAAAACGCCGCACGTTCGGCATCATCAGCCACCCCGACGCGGGCAAGACGACCCTGACCGAGAAGCTGCTCCTGTTTGGCGGAGCCATCACCCTGGCCGGCACGGTCAAGTCTCGCAAGGCCTCCCGCCACGCGACCTCGGACTGGATGAAGATGGAGCAGGAACGCGGCATCTCCGTGACCACCTCGGTCATGAAGTTCGAATACAGCGGATACGACATAAATCTGCTCGACACCCCCGGGCACGAAGATTTTTCAGAAGACACATACCGAGTCCTGACCGCCGTGGACTCCGCCCTCCTGGTCATCGACAGCGCCAAAGGCGTCGAGGCCCAGACCAAGAAGCTGATGGACGTCTGCCGCATGCGCAACACGCCCATCATGACCTTCATCAACAAGCTCGACCGTGACGGCCTTGACCCCCTGGACCTCCTGGCCGACATCGAGGGCCACCTGGGCATCGAATGCGCCCCCTTGAGCTGGCCCATCGGCATGGGCAAGGGATTCAAGGGCACCTATTCCATCCACAAGAAGCAGATTCATCTCTTTTCCGCGACCCACGGGGGGCGCATCCAGCAGGGCGTGGTCATCGACGACGTGAACGATCCAAAGCTCGATGAACTGCTCGGCCTGCAGGCGCAGGACCTGCGCCGGGACCTGGAACTGCTCGAAGGTGCGGGCAACCCCTTTTCCGTCGAGCGCTATCTGGAAGGCACCCAGACTCCGGTCTTCTTCGGCAGCGCCATCAACAATTTCGGCGTACAGGAAATGCTGGACACCTTCGTGGAGCTGGCTCCCTGCCCCCGCCCCAGAATGACGCTGACCCGCGAGGTCTCGCCTTTCGAGGAGGAATTCTCGGGCGTTGTCTTCAAGATCCAGGCGAACATGGACAAGGCTCACCGCGACCGCATCGCCTTCATGCGCATCTGTTCGGGCAAGTACGAGAAGGGCATGAAGATCCGCCACCACCGCATCGGCAAGGACGTGCAGATCAGTAACGCCACCATCTTCATGGCCCAGGACCGCACCGGCGTTGAGGAAGCCTTCGCCGGGGACATCATCGGCCTGCACAACCACGGGACCATCAAGATCGGCGACACCTTCAGCCTGAAGGAAGAGCTCAAGTTCACGGGCATCCCGAGCTTTGCCCCCGAACATTTCCGCAAGGTCATCCTGAAAAGCCCGCTCAAGACCAAGCAGCTGCAGAAAGGCCTCCAGCAGCTGGCCGAAGAGGGCGCGGTGCAGGTGTTCCGCCCCACGCTCGGCAACGAATATATCCTTGGCGCGGTGGGCGTCCTGCAGTTTGACGTGATCATTTCACGCCTTAAAGATGAATATGCCGTGGACGCCATCTACACGCCGGTCAACCTGTCGGCGGCGAGGTGGGTGCAGGCGGACGACAAGGCGCTCCTCGAACGTTTCCAGAAAGAGCTCCACTCTTCCCTTGCCACGGACTCCGAAGGCAACTTGGCCCTGCTGGCAGACAGCACCTGGAGACTCGAATACATCATGGAGCAGTGGCCGGACATCACCTTTCACACCACAAGGGAAAAGAACTAA